Proteins co-encoded in one Deinococcus aestuarii genomic window:
- a CDS encoding DEAD/DEAH box helicase translates to MRAPAAGLAARVGWEPRGWPQGSPWVGLPFHLQQALLGLARRDGAPLTVGGDGRLLAGAEVGVTLAAWTEGAVQGLGEDVHPLTPGGNVLRRAGMAQLERWLPTPGGLSPVPAMPLHWTAGEQETELEPEMLLSAARPRSLQRRLKKAGLTLRPEGPHWERWLTAGPVQVRLWSLAWLARLGEAIADGQATLRVRLLGDDPLPWLGLWDALELLVATRALRGQEWALPDVVVDAPSPGELEGLYLGAHLTRGARAPLAALRWTPVQTADVVVGAVDAVAPAELGAFWAAETVLQRVEAVQHQMTQPEGIGRAVVWPREVLDFMFSRFLGHPALRDEQAEALSRALGDEHLLVILPTGYGKSAIYQMVGLLQPGVTLVVSPLKALIEDQLAHLRELGVVGAAGITGDTADQRKVLGQFGSGRYRLFYCAPERLGTHEFRRYLEQLLSANQVAQIAVDEAHCVSEWGHDFRSSYMDVRRLSHELGARTGQPVPILALTATASDQVRQDVMRALEIPRDNTVHHHSSDRPELSFSVHAVDGRQGPQARLTALTNVFREVLPRLFPKDLLGRRREDARFEAGAVVFVPYTENRERALFRGNNSVVAEHLGTVFPAGHLGVSGSVSPGACPRCGSHAFFLDYGRPYCTRCEAHFERQEINTLPAASWNARVAQTQQDFLDSRLPVLVSTKGFGMGVDKANIRLVAHHVMSGSLEGYYQEAGRAGRDGQHAHVAMVTVLPHAGCRAEWLDSGRLTNLKPGEPVPLPCLSRNADGYHKLECPYRLTELCDLGQQAAFINNSFPSAREEFDKIKAITAQVEGRRTVDVFWAKGKGGQHDQRVTERALARLVALGLVRGYQKRTSCYVVTINPDWKAAEAVDALEQELRAYDEMSGSPGASLRRFEQWRASMLTGPKGYVTYGAPRLLETLYTTVRDARLASLLNLYRFAALSPGECRRAFLRSAFETTPLDQDYACGFCDSCVPDLAFEVERARQPLSAQEKELIAVGETFEALQGGAFKLPHVVAFLEQCVAAGAATSILGRATYLLEQRPNDLTLLFVGSALQAQAGKLEGAGQLVERAVTVMRRGPPSAEQLHAYLAALQETQPGLVVRVCAAVGGPFDDPRGKPLAVEVLRQEEPGLADRLQRSWALLGMVRHAQGLLDVAGPVTRPKTTTQGARRQEKVRK, encoded by the coding sequence GTGAGGGCCCCGGCCGCCGGCCTCGCGGCCCGCGTGGGCTGGGAGCCCCGCGGGTGGCCGCAGGGTTCCCCCTGGGTGGGCCTGCCCTTTCACCTGCAGCAGGCCCTGCTGGGCCTCGCCCGGCGGGACGGCGCACCGCTGACCGTGGGGGGGGACGGGCGCCTGCTCGCCGGGGCCGAGGTGGGGGTCACGCTCGCGGCGTGGACTGAGGGGGCCGTTCAGGGGCTCGGCGAGGACGTTCACCCCCTGACTCCCGGGGGGAACGTCCTGCGTCGGGCGGGAATGGCCCAGCTCGAGCGGTGGCTCCCCACCCCGGGGGGCCTCTCGCCCGTGCCGGCCATGCCGCTGCACTGGACCGCCGGGGAGCAGGAGACCGAGCTCGAGCCGGAGATGCTGCTCTCGGCCGCGCGCCCCCGGTCCCTGCAGCGCCGGCTGAAGAAGGCCGGGCTGACCCTGCGCCCCGAGGGACCCCACTGGGAGCGCTGGCTGACCGCGGGGCCGGTGCAGGTGCGGCTGTGGTCGCTGGCCTGGCTGGCGCGGCTGGGCGAGGCGATCGCCGACGGGCAGGCCACGCTGCGGGTCCGGCTCCTCGGGGACGACCCTCTGCCCTGGCTGGGTCTGTGGGATGCCCTGGAACTGCTGGTGGCGACCCGCGCCCTGCGCGGCCAGGAGTGGGCGCTGCCGGACGTCGTCGTGGACGCCCCCTCCCCCGGGGAACTGGAGGGGCTCTACCTGGGGGCGCACCTCACGCGCGGAGCGCGCGCCCCGCTGGCAGCCCTGCGGTGGACCCCGGTGCAGACGGCGGACGTGGTGGTGGGCGCGGTGGACGCGGTGGCCCCGGCCGAACTGGGCGCCTTCTGGGCCGCAGAGACGGTCTTGCAGCGCGTCGAGGCCGTCCAGCACCAGATGACACAGCCCGAGGGCATCGGGCGGGCGGTCGTCTGGCCCCGCGAGGTGCTCGACTTCATGTTCTCGCGCTTCCTGGGGCACCCGGCCCTGCGCGACGAGCAGGCGGAGGCGCTCTCCCGGGCGCTGGGGGACGAGCACCTGCTGGTCATCCTGCCCACCGGGTACGGCAAGAGCGCGATCTACCAGATGGTGGGGCTGCTGCAGCCGGGCGTCACCCTGGTGGTGAGCCCCCTCAAGGCCCTGATCGAGGACCAGCTCGCGCATCTGCGGGAGCTGGGCGTGGTGGGGGCGGCGGGCATCACCGGCGACACTGCGGATCAGCGGAAGGTGCTCGGGCAGTTCGGCAGCGGGCGCTACCGCCTCTTCTACTGCGCACCTGAACGTCTGGGCACGCACGAGTTCCGCCGCTACCTCGAGCAGCTGCTCTCCGCCAACCAGGTGGCCCAGATCGCCGTGGACGAGGCGCACTGCGTCTCGGAGTGGGGACACGACTTCCGCAGCTCCTACATGGACGTGCGCCGGCTCAGCCATGAGCTGGGCGCGAGGACCGGGCAGCCCGTGCCGATCCTGGCCTTGACGGCGACCGCCTCGGACCAGGTGCGCCAGGACGTCATGCGGGCGCTGGAGATCCCGCGCGACAACACGGTGCATCACCACAGCAGCGACCGGCCCGAGCTGAGCTTCAGCGTGCACGCGGTGGATGGCCGTCAGGGACCCCAGGCCCGGCTGACGGCCCTGACGAACGTCTTCCGCGAGGTTCTGCCACGGCTCTTCCCGAAGGACCTGCTTGGTCGGCGGCGTGAGGATGCCCGCTTCGAGGCGGGTGCGGTCGTGTTCGTGCCCTACACCGAGAACCGTGAGCGGGCCCTGTTCCGCGGCAACAACTCGGTCGTGGCCGAGCATCTCGGGACCGTCTTCCCGGCCGGACACCTGGGTGTCTCGGGGAGCGTGTCGCCGGGGGCGTGTCCCCGTTGCGGCAGCCACGCGTTCTTCCTGGATTACGGGCGGCCGTACTGCACCCGTTGCGAGGCCCACTTCGAGCGGCAGGAGATCAACACCCTGCCGGCGGCGAGCTGGAATGCGCGGGTGGCCCAGACCCAGCAGGATTTTCTGGACAGCCGCCTGCCGGTCCTGGTCTCCACCAAGGGCTTCGGCATGGGCGTCGACAAGGCGAACATCCGTCTGGTCGCCCACCACGTCATGTCGGGCAGCCTGGAGGGCTACTACCAGGAGGCCGGACGTGCGGGGCGCGACGGTCAGCATGCCCACGTGGCGATGGTGACGGTGCTGCCACACGCGGGCTGCCGGGCAGAGTGGCTGGACAGTGGCCGGCTGACGAACCTCAAGCCCGGCGAACCCGTTCCACTCCCGTGCCTGAGTCGGAACGCCGACGGGTACCACAAGCTGGAGTGTCCCTACCGGCTGACCGAGCTGTGCGATCTGGGGCAGCAGGCGGCCTTCATCAACAACAGCTTCCCCTCGGCCCGCGAGGAGTTCGACAAGATCAAGGCGATCACGGCGCAGGTGGAAGGGCGGCGCACCGTGGACGTCTTCTGGGCCAAGGGCAAGGGCGGCCAGCACGATCAGCGGGTCACCGAGCGTGCGCTGGCGCGCCTGGTCGCGCTGGGGCTGGTGCGGGGCTACCAGAAACGGACCTCCTGCTACGTGGTGACCATCAACCCCGACTGGAAGGCGGCGGAGGCGGTCGACGCCCTGGAGCAGGAGCTTCGAGCCTACGACGAGATGAGCGGCTCCCCGGGAGCCTCGCTGCGCCGCTTCGAACAGTGGCGGGCCTCCATGCTGACCGGCCCGAAGGGCTACGTGACCTACGGGGCCCCACGGCTGCTGGAGACGCTGTACACGACGGTGCGCGACGCGCGGCTGGCGAGCCTGCTCAACCTGTACCGCTTCGCGGCGCTCTCGCCGGGCGAGTGCCGCCGGGCCTTCCTGCGCAGCGCTTTCGAGACGACTCCGCTCGACCAGGACTACGCCTGCGGCTTTTGCGACTCCTGCGTCCCGGACCTGGCCTTTGAGGTGGAACGGGCCCGCCAGCCCCTGAGTGCCCAGGAGAAGGAACTGATCGCGGTCGGGGAAACGTTCGAGGCGTTGCAGGGCGGGGCCTTCAAGCTTCCCCACGTCGTCGCCTTCCTGGAACAGTGCGTGGCCGCCGGGGCCGCGACCAGCATTCTGGGCCGCGCGACCTACCTGCTGGAGCAGCGGCCCAACGACCTCACCCTGCTGTTTGTGGGCTCGGCGTTGCAGGCGCAGGCCGGGAAACTGGAGGGCGCCGGTCAGCTGGTGGAGCGGGCCGTCACGGTCATGCGCCGGGGCCCCCCCTCCGCCGAGCAGCTGCATGCCTACCTCGCGGCACTGCAGGAGACCCAGCCCGGGCTGGTGGTCCGGGTGTGCGCGGCCGTGGGCGGACCGTTCGACGACCCCAGGGGCAAGCCGCTGGCGGTCGAGGTGCTGCGCCAGGAAGAGCCTGGGTTGGCTGATCGTCTGCAAAGAAGCTGGGCGCTGCTGGGGATGGTGCGCCACGCCCAGGGACTGCTGGACGTGGCCGGTCCGGTGACGAGACCGAAGACGACAACTCAGGGCGCGCGGCGCCAGGAAAAGGTGAGGAAATGA
- a CDS encoding site-specific integrase: protein MILNGQVVSYRGLASYQDPATGKQRRKSVSRKTREEAKRALAALLRTLPKARPVRRRTAEPPSLPPAEDAASLHAFLLRWLAYKERDVRPSTYRTYVQNLNPVLPHAGNRLLSALSVLDIEDLVQALHKEHGPRGAGRSLHTLRMALRQAVRWQLVPLNVAENVRKPKVGRQETLVWTPAQAAKFLEAARGHRLYPLFALALSTGMRRGELLALHWGDVDLEAREITVRHNLVKDAAGRYGVGQPKTETGHRRILLAEDTVDLLREHREREQRGRRAPRPGDFVFTAASGNYVQGRHLDRTYRALMEEAGVPRLRFHDLRHTAASLLMRRGVPPKVVADRLGHADASFTLKVYTHVYDDQRAAAALPMSELLGAESRGNPQVSHPGSAVELEQGLEALRRLHQALGAFLETAPEWARTAVQGMAGSR, encoded by the coding sequence GTGATCCTGAATGGCCAGGTCGTGAGCTACCGGGGTCTGGCCTCCTACCAGGACCCAGCCACCGGCAAGCAGCGCCGTAAGTCGGTGAGCCGCAAGACCCGGGAGGAAGCCAAGCGGGCCCTCGCGGCCCTGCTGCGCACCCTCCCGAAGGCCAGGCCAGTGAGGCGCCGCACGGCCGAGCCCCCCAGCCTGCCCCCCGCTGAGGATGCCGCCTCACTGCACGCCTTCCTGCTGCGCTGGCTGGCCTACAAGGAGCGCGACGTGCGCCCGTCGACCTACCGCACCTATGTGCAGAACCTGAACCCCGTTCTACCCCACGCGGGGAATCGGCTTTTGAGCGCCCTCTCCGTGCTGGACATCGAGGACCTGGTGCAAGCACTTCACAAGGAGCACGGTCCCCGTGGGGCGGGCCGGTCCCTGCACACCCTGCGGATGGCCCTGCGCCAGGCGGTGCGCTGGCAACTCGTGCCCCTCAACGTGGCGGAAAACGTCCGCAAGCCCAAGGTCGGGCGACAGGAGACCCTGGTCTGGACCCCGGCCCAGGCGGCCAAGTTCCTCGAGGCCGCGCGTGGGCACCGCCTGTACCCCCTCTTCGCCCTGGCCCTGAGCACCGGGATGCGCCGGGGGGAACTGCTGGCCCTGCACTGGGGGGACGTCGACCTCGAGGCCCGCGAGATTACCGTCCGGCACAACCTCGTCAAGGACGCGGCCGGACGGTACGGTGTGGGCCAGCCGAAGACCGAGACCGGGCACCGCCGCATCCTGCTGGCCGAGGACACGGTCGACCTCCTGCGGGAACACCGGGAGCGGGAACAGCGGGGGAGACGGGCGCCGCGTCCCGGCGATTTCGTGTTCACGGCGGCGTCGGGAAACTATGTGCAGGGCCGCCACCTCGACCGCACCTACCGGGCCCTGATGGAGGAGGCGGGCGTGCCGCGCCTGCGCTTCCACGACCTGCGGCACACGGCGGCGAGCCTGCTGATGCGGCGGGGCGTCCCGCCCAAGGTGGTGGCGGACCGGCTGGGGCACGCGGACGCCAGCTTCACCCTGAAGGTGTACACCCATGTGTACGACGACCAGCGGGCCGCGGCGGCCCTGCCCATGAGCGAATTGCTGGGGGCGGAAAGCCGGGGAAACCCACAGGTCTCGCACCCCGGGTCGGCCGTTGAGCTGGAGCAGGGGCTGGAGGCCCTGAGGCGGCTGCATCAGGCGCTGGGGGCGTTCCTCGAGACGGCGCCCGAGTGGGCGAGGACGGCGGTGCAGGGGATGGCTGGCAGCCGGTAA
- a CDS encoding DUF1778 domain-containing protein, whose amino-acid sequence MAGAAKLQILEARIDAEKKETIGAAAAVQGLSISDFVIQAAYARALETLEAHRTLQLSAADQRLFVETLMNPPAPNDALREAAARSRERFGS is encoded by the coding sequence ATGGCGGGTGCAGCCAAATTACAGATACTCGAGGCACGGATCGATGCGGAAAAGAAGGAAACCATCGGCGCGGCCGCCGCCGTGCAGGGCCTGTCCATCAGTGACTTCGTGATTCAGGCGGCCTATGCCCGCGCGCTGGAGACGCTCGAGGCCCACCGCACCCTGCAACTGTCCGCGGCGGATCAGCGCCTCTTCGTGGAGACCCTGATGAACCCGCCCGCCCCGAACGACGCCTTGCGGGAGGCGGCCGCCCGCAGCCGGGAACGCTTCGGTTCGTGA
- a CDS encoding metallophosphatase domain-containing protein has protein sequence MRLVCLSDTHGLHDQVRLPPGDVLLHAGDVSGHGRLDEIGRFLSWFGRVGDFRHRVMIAGNHDFAFERTPHLAEGLIPDNITYLNDSGVELDGVRFWGSPVTPEFMDWAFNRTDEELRQHWGQLPAGVDVVVTHGPPRGILDRVLLEGQAVGCPHLGRVIERLRPRVHVFGHIHEGYGREERGGVQYLNAAVCDTRYRVSQPPQVVDVGEVGAPTSPRWR, from the coding sequence ATGAGGCTGGTCTGCCTCTCCGACACCCACGGCCTGCACGATCAGGTCCGTCTTCCGCCCGGGGACGTCCTGCTGCACGCCGGGGACGTGAGCGGTCACGGGCGGCTCGACGAGATCGGCCGCTTCCTGAGCTGGTTCGGCCGGGTCGGCGACTTCCGGCACCGCGTGATGATCGCGGGCAACCACGACTTCGCCTTCGAGCGCACGCCCCACCTCGCCGAGGGGCTGATTCCGGACAACATCACCTACCTCAACGACTCGGGGGTGGAGCTGGACGGCGTGCGGTTCTGGGGCAGTCCCGTCACGCCCGAGTTCATGGACTGGGCCTTCAATCGCACCGACGAGGAGCTGCGGCAACACTGGGGACAACTTCCGGCGGGGGTGGACGTCGTGGTGACCCACGGGCCGCCCCGGGGCATCCTCGACCGGGTGCTGCTGGAGGGCCAGGCCGTCGGGTGTCCGCACCTGGGCCGGGTGATCGAGCGCCTGCGTCCCCGGGTCCACGTGTTCGGGCACATCCACGAGGGGTACGGCCGGGAGGAGCGCGGCGGCGTGCAGTACCTCAATGCTGCCGTGTGCGACACGCGCTACCGGGTGAGCCAGCCACCTCAAGTGGTCGACGTGGGGGAGGTGGGCGCGCCCACCTCCCCACGCTGGAGATAG
- a CDS encoding RNA ligase (ATP), with the protein MAERHVIKERARLFPHEGADRLELCKVGAFQLVVRKGEFQDGDPIVIAPERAVLPPQLAKRYVNSETGASYLHGPEHNRVGPVRLRGELSQGVILPGEGLEDLPFGEDLSEHLGITFWEPPIPLHMAGEVAPLPVVRHYTHHDVEQFGIYAGEFREGEPVLAHEKLHGSQGVYYRTAAGEWLVTSKGLSRNRLTLRENAGNVYWQAARNVGLFGAADAAFPSGEVQVFGEVVPVQKGFTYGQRHPTVFVFKLIHEGRVLARPDWPTWFVEHAVPRLYEGPFDVATLRGLRNGLETVSGQGLHIREGIVVTPLVPRLTADGRDLSLKLISDAYAKKETGGGRANLSKTADRRLREEGDRGGVQLMPLLNVIDVEATCWEGEPPPGQQNEIIEIGVCVLDLGTLERVEKRSLLVRPEHSEVSAFCTQLTGLTAAEVASGLSFREACEVLRRDFDSASRPWASWGDYDRRQFERQCGEEVPSPFCPGHTNAKGVYAAGYGLKRAGMARALRHAGLPLEGTHHRGADDAWNIAALIARMVRDGVWQRAALQALVDLDQELGLL; encoded by the coding sequence ATGGCCGAACGTCACGTCATCAAGGAGCGCGCCCGCCTCTTCCCCCACGAGGGCGCCGACCGCCTCGAACTGTGCAAGGTCGGCGCCTTCCAGCTCGTCGTCCGCAAGGGCGAGTTCCAGGACGGCGACCCCATCGTCATCGCTCCCGAGCGCGCCGTCCTGCCTCCCCAGCTGGCAAAGCGGTATGTCAATTCGGAGACCGGCGCCTCGTACCTGCATGGCCCCGAGCACAACCGGGTCGGTCCCGTCCGCCTGCGCGGCGAACTCTCCCAGGGCGTGATCCTGCCCGGCGAAGGGCTGGAGGACCTCCCCTTTGGCGAGGACCTGTCCGAGCATCTGGGGATCACCTTCTGGGAACCGCCCATCCCGCTGCACATGGCCGGCGAGGTCGCCCCACTTCCGGTGGTGAGGCACTACACCCATCACGACGTGGAGCAGTTCGGCATCTACGCCGGGGAGTTCCGGGAGGGGGAGCCCGTCCTGGCCCACGAGAAGCTGCACGGCTCGCAAGGCGTGTACTACCGCACCGCGGCAGGGGAGTGGCTGGTCACCAGCAAGGGGCTGTCCCGCAACCGCCTCACCCTCAGGGAGAACGCGGGCAACGTGTACTGGCAGGCCGCCCGCAACGTCGGGCTGTTCGGGGCGGCGGACGCGGCCTTCCCGAGTGGCGAGGTGCAGGTGTTCGGCGAGGTCGTCCCGGTGCAGAAGGGCTTCACCTATGGGCAACGCCACCCGACGGTGTTCGTGTTCAAGCTCATTCACGAGGGCCGGGTATTGGCTCGCCCAGACTGGCCGACGTGGTTCGTGGAGCACGCCGTCCCGCGGCTGTACGAGGGACCCTTCGACGTGGCGACCCTGCGGGGGCTGCGCAACGGCCTGGAGACCGTCTCGGGCCAGGGGCTGCACATCCGCGAGGGGATCGTGGTGACGCCGCTCGTCCCGCGCCTCACCGCTGACGGGCGGGACCTGAGCCTCAAGCTGATCTCCGACGCCTACGCGAAGAAGGAGACCGGCGGGGGCCGCGCCAACCTCAGCAAGACCGCCGACCGACGCCTACGCGAAGAAGGAGACCGGGGAGGAGTACAGCTGATGCCCCTGCTCAATGTCATCGACGTGGAAGCGACCTGCTGGGAAGGTGAGCCTCCACCCGGTCAACAGAACGAGATCATCGAGATCGGCGTGTGCGTCCTCGATCTCGGCACCCTGGAGCGGGTGGAGAAACGCAGCCTGCTCGTGCGCCCCGAGCACTCCGAGGTCAGCGCGTTCTGTACCCAACTGACGGGCCTTACGGCCGCCGAGGTAGCGAGCGGTCTTTCCTTCCGGGAAGCCTGCGAGGTGCTGCGGCGCGACTTCGACAGTGCCTCCCGCCCGTGGGCGAGCTGGGGCGACTATGACCGCCGGCAGTTCGAGCGGCAGTGCGGGGAAGAAGTCCCCTCCCCGTTCTGCCCGGGTCACACCAATGCCAAGGGGGTGTACGCGGCCGGGTATGGGCTGAAGCGGGCGGGGATGGCCCGGGCGCTGAGGCACGCGGGGCTGCCCCTGGAGGGCACCCACCACCGGGGGGCGGACGACGCCTGGAACATCGCGGCGCTCATCGCCCGGATGGTGCGCGACGGGGTGTGGCAGCGGGCGGCCCTGCAAGCCCTGGTCGACCTCGACCAGGAGCTGGGCCTGCTCTGA
- a CDS encoding TROVE domain-containing protein codes for MSFINRLKNKTAKPHLNFMGGPSYDLTDPLQTLRVMAASCFFGEPMYYARDVADTRPQRVHPGRLDEAHLAHLNATLGALDPQDWRGLTPAQRLERAIDAALVVDAPGTLRLAAELRGEWNIRVTPQVILVRAANHIQVRGTGLVREYAPQIVRRPDECATGLAYQLAAYGKPIPNSLKKAWKTALEGVSPTALAKYRLEGRGVKTLDVVNLVHASSPAIDQLMRSELKLDGETWESLISAQGSGQAQWEEAVNVMGHMALLRNLRNLFKHGVAPELFTGKLVEGAAKGKQLPFRYYSAYRAVQEVKAPQSVLSAIEDALEVSLGELPRFPGRVMSLCDNSGSAQGTATSSMGRMQVSTIANLSAVLTARRADEGYVGVFGDRLETFRVEGKVMPNLERAERLAKDIGMGTENGIWLFWDRAIRNREHWDHVFVYSDMQAGHGGLYGTHPKAYRDYIWPGGGHYIDVPKLIRTYREQVNPQVLVYLVQVAGYADTIVPETYRGTFILGGWGDGLPRYAHAMSQNFKA; via the coding sequence ATGAGCTTCATCAACCGCCTCAAGAACAAGACGGCCAAGCCGCACCTGAACTTCATGGGCGGGCCGTCCTACGACCTCACCGACCCCCTCCAGACCCTGCGCGTGATGGCCGCCAGTTGCTTCTTCGGCGAGCCCATGTATTACGCCCGGGATGTTGCGGATACCCGTCCGCAGCGCGTGCACCCTGGCCGGCTGGATGAGGCCCATCTCGCCCACCTGAACGCCACGCTAGGCGCTCTGGACCCCCAGGACTGGCGCGGCCTCACGCCCGCTCAGCGCTTGGAACGGGCTATCGACGCTGCCTTGGTCGTCGACGCCCCTGGCACCCTGCGGCTGGCCGCCGAGTTGCGTGGGGAGTGGAACATCCGCGTCACGCCCCAGGTCATCCTGGTCCGCGCCGCCAACCACATCCAGGTGCGCGGCACGGGTCTGGTCCGGGAGTACGCGCCGCAGATCGTCCGCCGCCCCGACGAGTGCGCCACCGGTCTCGCGTATCAACTTGCCGCCTACGGCAAGCCCATTCCCAACAGCTTGAAGAAGGCGTGGAAGACGGCGCTGGAGGGCGTGTCCCCCACCGCCCTGGCGAAGTACCGCCTGGAAGGCCGCGGTGTGAAGACCCTCGACGTGGTGAATCTTGTCCATGCCTCCAGCCCGGCGATTGATCAGCTCATGCGGAGCGAGCTGAAGCTGGACGGCGAGACCTGGGAGAGCCTGATCAGCGCGCAGGGCAGCGGCCAGGCCCAGTGGGAAGAGGCGGTGAACGTGATGGGGCACATGGCCCTGCTGCGCAACCTTCGCAACCTGTTTAAGCATGGCGTGGCCCCCGAACTCTTCACCGGCAAGCTGGTGGAGGGGGCGGCGAAGGGCAAGCAGCTCCCCTTCCGCTACTACAGCGCCTACCGTGCGGTGCAGGAGGTGAAAGCTCCTCAGTCTGTCCTGAGCGCTATCGAGGACGCTCTGGAAGTCAGCCTGGGTGAGTTGCCCCGCTTCCCGGGCCGGGTGATGAGCCTGTGCGACAACAGCGGCAGCGCGCAGGGGACGGCGACGTCGAGCATGGGTCGCATGCAGGTGAGCACCATTGCCAACCTCAGCGCCGTGCTCACGGCTCGCCGGGCGGACGAGGGGTACGTCGGTGTGTTTGGCGACCGCTTGGAAACCTTCCGGGTCGAAGGCAAAGTCATGCCGAACCTGGAGCGGGCGGAGCGGCTGGCGAAGGACATCGGGATGGGAACGGAAAACGGCATCTGGTTGTTCTGGGATCGGGCGATCCGCAACCGGGAGCACTGGGATCACGTGTTTGTGTACAGCGACATGCAGGCCGGGCACGGCGGGCTGTACGGCACCCACCCGAAGGCGTACCGTGACTACATCTGGCCGGGCGGCGGGCACTACATCGACGTGCCCAAGTTGATTCGCACGTACCGGGAGCAGGTCAACCCGCAGGTGCTGGTCTACCTGGTGCAGGTGGCGGGCTACGCGGACACCATCGTGCCGGAGACGTACCGGGGCACCTTCATCCTGGGCGGGTGGGGCGACGGATTGCCGAGGTATGCCCACGCGATGAGTCAGAACTTCAAGGCCTGA
- a CDS encoding Fic family protein: protein MGGGEPVYAHERPEWPNFHWDASAFGATLADVHFRRGALITAMTALGFDARQETVLSVLVQDVTKSSEIEGEHLDVTQVRSSIARRLGMDVAGLPPAARHIEGVVEMLLDATGRFDAPLDAERLSGWHAALFPSGRSNLRKIIVGAWRDDHEGPMMVLSGPLDRQRVHFEAPAAERVPQEMDQFLAWFGTARLDPVVQAAVAHLWFVTIHPFDDGNGRIARAITDLALARADGTDQRFYSMSAQIERERTAYYEVLEVTQRGGMDLTAWIVWFIDQLQAALTSAEGVLERVRHKQGFWDVHRDVELNGRQIKVLNKVLDGLNSKLRSSKYAALAGCSKPTAVRDLNDLVDRGILRVDPGAGGRSTSYLLTREGVGRQGARTPDVEDG, encoded by the coding sequence ATGGGTGGCGGGGAACCGGTGTACGCGCACGAGAGACCTGAGTGGCCGAACTTCCACTGGGACGCCTCAGCCTTCGGGGCCACGCTGGCGGACGTCCACTTCCGGCGGGGAGCGCTGATCACGGCGATGACCGCCCTCGGGTTCGACGCCCGACAGGAGACCGTGCTCTCCGTTCTCGTTCAGGACGTCACCAAATCCAGCGAGATCGAGGGCGAACACCTGGACGTCACGCAGGTGCGGTCCTCCATCGCCCGGCGGCTCGGCATGGACGTGGCCGGCCTTCCCCCGGCCGCCCGCCACATCGAGGGCGTCGTCGAGATGCTGCTGGACGCCACCGGGCGCTTCGATGCGCCGCTCGACGCCGAGCGGCTGTCTGGCTGGCACGCGGCCCTGTTTCCCAGCGGCCGCAGCAACCTGAGAAAGATCATCGTGGGGGCGTGGCGCGACGACCACGAGGGGCCGATGATGGTCCTGAGTGGACCCTTGGACCGCCAGCGCGTGCACTTCGAGGCCCCGGCGGCGGAACGTGTGCCCCAAGAGATGGACCAATTCCTGGCCTGGTTCGGCACGGCCCGGCTCGACCCGGTGGTCCAGGCCGCCGTGGCGCACCTGTGGTTCGTAACGATCCACCCGTTCGATGACGGCAATGGCCGGATCGCCCGCGCCATCACCGACCTCGCGCTGGCGCGGGCGGACGGCACCGACCAGCGGTTCTACTCCATGTCGGCCCAGATCGAGCGGGAGAGAACGGCGTATTACGAGGTGCTGGAGGTCACCCAGCGGGGCGGGATGGACCTCACCGCCTGGATCGTCTGGTTCATCGACCAACTGCAGGCGGCGCTCACCTCGGCCGAGGGTGTCCTGGAGAGGGTCCGCCACAAGCAGGGCTTCTGGGACGTGCACCGTGACGTGGAGCTGAACGGGCGTCAGATCAAGGTGTTGAACAAGGTGCTGGATGGCCTGAACAGCAAGCTGCGGTCGAGCAAGTACGCGGCGCTGGCGGGCTGCTCGAAGCCCACGGCCGTCCGCGATCTGAATGATCTGGTGGACAGGGGCATCCTCCGGGTGGACCCGGGGGCGGGTGGCCGCAGCACCAGCTACCTCCTGACCCGGGAAGGCGTTGGGCGACAGGGGGCGAGAACGCCCGACGTTGAAGACGGTTGA